CGCCATGGGCAGCGTGGGCCCGAAGCGCTCGCGCTCCAGGTACGGCATCAGCGAGCCGATCAGGATGCCCAGCGGGATGCCCAGGAATACCACCAGCGTGACCAGGATCGAGCCGGTGAAGCGCCCGCCCAGGTAGGCCGCCTTGGAAAGGGGCGCGGTGAAGAAGAGCGGGTGGATGCCGCTCTCGTAGTCCCGGTACACGGAGTTGCCCACCAGCGCGGCCACCACGATGGTGCCGAAGAGGCTGATGACCGCCATCCAGATGGCCACGGCGAGCGGCGCGTTCACGAACTCCTTGCCGCCCGCGTTGGCCGCCACGCTGCTGAAGGCGCCGCCCGACACGTTGATCATCAGGAAGCCGAAGAGCGCCAGGACCGCGAAGTACATCCAGGTGGAGATGCGCTGGAAGTAGTAGCGCAGCTCGAAGCCGACGATGCGGAAGAACATGGCGGCCCCTTACGCTGCGGCCGCGGTGTCCGCCTCGCGGCGGGCCCGCATGGTCGCGAAGTACACGTCCTCGAGCGACGCCGTCACCTGCTCGAACCCGGGCGCAGGCGGCCCGTCGCTCAGCACGTGCACCACCGTGCGGCCCGCCAGCAGGCGGCTGGAGATCACCGCGTGCTTCGCCTCGAACGCAGGCAGCTCGTCGCGCTCGATGGCGCGGCGCCACACCCGGCCGGTCACCTGCTCGATGGCCGCCAGCGGCTCGGCCTCCTGCAGGATCTCGCCGTGGTTGATGATGGCCATGCGGCTGCACAGCTCGCTCACGTCATCCACGATGTGCGTGGAGAGGATGACCACGGCGTTCTCACCCAGCTCGCTGAGCAGGTTCAGGAACCGCACGCGCTCGGCGGGGTCGAGGCCCGCCGTGGGCTCGTCGACGATGATGAGCTTGGGGTTGCCGATGAGCGCCACCGCGATGCCGAACCGCTGCCGCATGCCCCCGCTGAAGCCGCCCAGGTGCTTGCGCCGCGCCTGCCACAGGTTCGTCTGCTCCAGCAGCGAGCGCACCACCTCCTTCCGCTCGCGCGCGTTCACGACGCCCTTCAGCGTGGCGAAGTGGTCCAGCAGGTCGATGGCGGAGACCTTGGGGTAGAGCCCGAACTCCTGCGGCAGGTAGCCCAGCGTGCGCCGCACCGCGTCCTTGTCGCGCAGCACGTCGATGTCGCCCAGGCGGATGGAGCCCGCGTCCGGCTCCTGCAGCGTGGCGATGGTGCGCATGAGCGTGCTCTTTCCGGCGCCGTTGGGCCCCAGCAGGCCGAACATGCCCTGCGGGATGGTGAGGCTCACGTCGCGCAACGCGTGGGTGCCGTTGGGATACGTCTTGGAGAGGTTCTCGATCACGAGCTGCATGGGCGGTCCTGATAGGTGGAGGGAGGCTGGGCCTGGGCGCGGCCGCATGGGCGGAGCGGAGCCGGGGACCGGGCGGCCGTGGCGCGGCAGACCGTACGGAGCGCGGTCCGGCAGGTTTCGGGAAGTCTGGGAGGCGCACGATGGCGTGCCCGGAAATTGTAAGCGCCGCCCGCGCCGCGCGATAGATGGGATGCGCGTAAGCCCCTCCGCGTTGTCCGACCCGCGCAGGGGCCTGACCGATCCTCCGTCCGACCGCCTCCTCCGAAACTGCGGCGGGATTGTCTGCCGATGCGCGGTTTCCGCCGCCTCAAATCCGCCGTGGACTCGCGGCCCCGGACGAACATCGCCCGCCCTGCATCTCCCGTGTGGTCCTGGAGATGCAAGGCGGGCGACGACCTCTTTCGATCCTCAGCGTCCTCTCCCGAGCCTCAGCTTCCCGGCTGATGCGCGGCGGTTATCTCGCCCGACGCGGTCGCGATGCGCATCTCACGCGCTCCGCCCGGGGCCGTGGTGAAGCGGATGCGGCGGACGGCGCCGGTCTGCCAGTCCATGCTGCCCAGCTCACCCGGCGCGGCGAGCGGGACGTAGATCACGGACGGCGGGCGGGCGAGGCGGCGGATGGTCATCAAACCCTCCGCCCCGAAGGCCATTCCCAGGTACGCCGCGCCACGCGCGAGCTCCACGCGCACCACGGCCAGCGGCGGCTCGCCTCCCCGCACGGCCACGGCGCCCAGCGGACTGACGCCGCGCAAGTCGCCCATCCCGCCCGCCAGCCGGCTGCCCAGGCCGATGAGCCGCGCCGGATCGGAGTCCGCCCCGGCCGCCGCGCGCACCGCGGCCGTGTCGCCCGCCATGATCGCCTGGGCAAGCGCCAGCGCCTGCCGCATGCTCCCGGCGAACCGCTGCGACGCCGTGTCCTCGCCCGCGAGCGCCGCCAGCGCGTCGGGTGCGTCGCCGCTCAGGCGCAGGCCGCGCGCGGCCGCCTCCGCGTGAACGTGCCCGCCCGTGGGCAGCGCGTACGTGCCCGTGAACCGGGCGAGAGAAGCGGAGTCCGTGCGTCCCACCTCCGGCACGGCGCCC
This is a stretch of genomic DNA from Longimicrobiaceae bacterium. It encodes these proteins:
- a CDS encoding ABC transporter ATP-binding protein codes for the protein MQLVIENLSKTYPNGTHALRDVSLTIPQGMFGLLGPNGAGKSTLMRTIATLQEPDAGSIRLGDIDVLRDKDAVRRTLGYLPQEFGLYPKVSAIDLLDHFATLKGVVNARERKEVVRSLLEQTNLWQARRKHLGGFSGGMRQRFGIAVALIGNPKLIIVDEPTAGLDPAERVRFLNLLSELGENAVVILSTHIVDDVSELCSRMAIINHGEILQEAEPLAAIEQVTGRVWRRAIERDELPAFEAKHAVISSRLLAGRTVVHVLSDGPPAPGFEQVTASLEDVYFATMRARREADTAAAA